One genomic region from Sphaerochaeta sp. encodes:
- the ptsP gene encoding phosphoenolpyruvate--protein phosphotransferase encodes MRIMTGIPSSSGLADGPALVYLHSALVTEKEHIPPSRVQKEVDRFHTAVEKVSIELSEMEDDAASKDILETHRMMLGDPEFIRAVDTMIQNEQVTATWAVKATIDEMTKPLVSSKDALFRERAADFEDVSLQIIRVLQGQPQHGLSHLDRDVILVADKLLPSELFSIDKTHVLGIALDGGGSTSHIAILTRSLRIPTVLALGSFSSKVHSGDEVIVDGNYGEVFVRPELSTRQMVKERNERMEREHHQLDELSKLPTVTQDGHAMVILSNIEMVREVPLVKQVGSDGIGLYRSEYLIIEGGEKISEDVQFENYKSVIQAMAPQPVTIRTFDIGGDKVVPGLGIDEQNPILGWRAVRFCLARKDIFSVQLRALLRASVFGKLRIMFPMISGVKELDDVLAVLEHVKQGMDAQHIPYDHDVQIGTMIEVPSAALCADLLAGKVDFFSIGTNDLIQYTLAVDRGNEKIAYLYQPLHPAVLRSIKMIIDKGHAAHIPVGMCGEMAGNSFLSPLLCGLGLDEFSMDPQSVLAVRRSLRMVTYAECQQLAEAVLRLDESEAIKAYMKDWMEHHERISE; translated from the coding sequence CATCCGGTTTGGCGGACGGACCCGCGCTGGTCTATCTGCATTCCGCGCTCGTCACCGAAAAGGAGCATATTCCACCTTCCCGGGTACAGAAAGAGGTGGATCGTTTCCATACGGCGGTGGAGAAGGTCTCCATCGAACTCTCCGAGATGGAGGACGACGCGGCGTCAAAGGATATTCTTGAGACGCACCGCATGATGCTGGGGGATCCTGAGTTCATCCGCGCGGTGGACACGATGATCCAGAACGAGCAGGTGACGGCCACTTGGGCGGTGAAGGCGACGATCGATGAGATGACCAAACCGCTGGTCTCCAGCAAGGACGCCCTGTTCCGTGAACGTGCCGCCGATTTCGAGGATGTTTCGCTGCAGATCATCCGGGTGCTGCAAGGCCAGCCCCAGCACGGTCTGTCCCACCTTGACCGTGACGTGATCCTGGTTGCCGACAAACTGCTGCCTTCCGAACTCTTTTCCATCGACAAGACCCATGTGCTGGGCATCGCGCTGGACGGCGGCGGCTCCACCAGCCACATCGCCATTCTGACCCGTTCGCTCCGCATTCCCACGGTGCTCGCCCTGGGGTCGTTCAGCTCCAAGGTGCACAGCGGCGACGAGGTGATCGTCGACGGCAACTACGGCGAGGTGTTCGTCCGTCCTGAACTGAGCACCCGGCAGATGGTCAAGGAACGGAACGAGCGGATGGAGCGGGAGCATCACCAGCTGGATGAGCTGTCAAAACTGCCCACGGTGACCCAGGACGGACACGCCATGGTGATCCTCTCCAACATCGAGATGGTCCGTGAGGTCCCGCTGGTCAAGCAGGTCGGCTCGGATGGCATCGGGTTGTACCGCTCCGAGTATCTGATCATCGAAGGCGGGGAGAAAATCTCCGAGGACGTCCAGTTTGAGAACTACAAGTCGGTCATCCAGGCGATGGCGCCCCAGCCGGTGACCATCCGTACGTTTGACATCGGCGGAGACAAAGTGGTCCCCGGCCTGGGCATTGACGAGCAGAACCCCATTCTGGGGTGGAGGGCCGTCCGCTTCTGTCTTGCACGAAAGGACATTTTCTCGGTACAGTTACGCGCGTTGCTCCGCGCCAGTGTGTTTGGAAAACTCAGGATCATGTTCCCGATGATCAGCGGCGTGAAGGAGCTGGATGATGTCCTGGCCGTGCTGGAGCATGTGAAGCAGGGGATGGATGCCCAGCACATCCCGTACGACCATGACGTGCAGATCGGGACGATGATCGAGGTACCGTCGGCGGCCTTGTGCGCCGATCTGTTGGCGGGGAAGGTGGACTTCTTCTCCATCGGAACCAATGACTTGATCCAGTACACGTTGGCGGTCGACCGCGGCAATGAGAAGATCGCCTACCTGTACCAGCCGTTGCACCCCGCCGTGCTGCGGTCCATCAAGATGATCATCGACAAAGGGCACGCCGCCCACATCCCGGTGGGGATGTGCGGAGAGATGGCGGGCAACAGTTTCCTCTCCCCGTTGCTGTGCGGATTGGGACTGGATGAATTTTCGATGGACCCCCAGTCGGTGCTGGCGGTGCGACGTAGCCTGAGAATGGTGACGTACGCCGAATGCCAGCAACTGGCCGAAGCCGTGTTACGGCTGGACGAAAGCGAGGCCATCAAAGCGTACATGAAGGATTGGATGGAACACCATGAGCGAATATCAGAATGA
- the der gene encoding ribosome biogenesis GTPase Der, translating into MSEYQNETGKIPVVAIIGRPNVGKSTLFNRLLGKRRAITSPEPGVTRDAIEERWYLGNHPVTLVDSGGIKQEKEGLDDLVTDRSVSLFASSDAILFLMDCTEVTGEDRQIMEDLRPYTDKVVLVVNKVDDEKRQNLVWDFFQYGFQRVVGISAAHGLGMDELEDCLMGMLDLTTVEEAPEKEATVKIAIMGKPNTGKSTLTNLLVGEEVSLVSDIPGTTRDVVQSRFTYKNTLFSVMDTAGIRRKGKVSDDVEYYSVNRSIKAIEEADVVLLMIDSEEGISEQDKKIANLVVRRGRGIILVLNKIDLLHGPQNQLNAIEDRTRYLFPVLGFAPLVPISAKDGKNIGKLLDTVWAVWRQNNKRVETAQLNVAIKEWGEKYQPPRGEAGHYKVYYGTQVGVNPVRFLLFVNRIKDFPPMYIQYLKNCIRRDLGFTMIPVEVDLRERTRNPSLHDRAPKAPSLTDIKKNAAAKAAPRSGGRAKPRPRPVKPGNKAALGKAIERAQKRAKSSASKRGS; encoded by the coding sequence ATGAGCGAATATCAGAATGAGACGGGCAAGATTCCTGTCGTAGCGATCATCGGACGGCCCAATGTCGGCAAATCGACGTTGTTCAACCGTCTGCTTGGCAAACGGCGGGCCATCACCAGCCCGGAACCCGGGGTGACCCGGGACGCCATCGAGGAACGGTGGTATCTGGGCAACCACCCGGTCACGCTGGTGGACAGCGGCGGCATCAAGCAGGAGAAGGAAGGATTGGACGACCTGGTGACCGACCGGAGCGTCTCGCTGTTCGCCTCCAGCGACGCCATTTTGTTTTTGATGGACTGCACCGAGGTGACCGGAGAGGATCGCCAGATCATGGAAGATCTGCGTCCCTACACCGACAAGGTGGTTTTGGTGGTCAACAAGGTGGATGATGAGAAGCGGCAGAACCTGGTCTGGGATTTCTTCCAGTACGGGTTCCAGCGGGTTGTCGGCATCTCCGCCGCCCATGGTCTGGGAATGGATGAACTGGAAGACTGCCTGATGGGCATGCTGGATCTGACCACCGTGGAGGAAGCGCCGGAGAAAGAGGCGACGGTGAAGATCGCCATCATGGGCAAGCCCAACACCGGCAAGAGCACGCTGACCAACCTGCTGGTCGGGGAAGAGGTGTCGCTGGTCAGCGACATCCCCGGCACGACGCGGGATGTGGTCCAGAGCCGCTTCACCTACAAGAACACCCTGTTCTCCGTGATGGACACGGCGGGAATCCGCCGCAAGGGGAAGGTCAGTGATGACGTGGAGTACTACTCGGTCAACCGGTCCATCAAGGCGATCGAGGAAGCGGACGTGGTGCTCCTGATGATCGACAGCGAGGAAGGCATCTCCGAACAGGACAAGAAGATCGCCAACCTGGTGGTACGCCGCGGCCGCGGCATCATTCTGGTGCTGAACAAGATCGACCTGCTGCATGGCCCGCAGAACCAGCTGAACGCCATCGAGGACCGGACCCGGTACCTGTTTCCCGTCCTGGGATTCGCTCCGCTCGTCCCCATCTCCGCCAAAGACGGAAAGAACATCGGCAAGCTTCTGGATACCGTATGGGCTGTCTGGAGACAGAACAACAAACGGGTGGAGACGGCGCAACTGAACGTCGCCATCAAGGAGTGGGGGGAGAAATACCAGCCACCCCGCGGAGAAGCCGGCCATTACAAGGTGTACTACGGCACGCAGGTCGGGGTGAACCCGGTGCGGTTCCTTCTGTTCGTCAACCGGATCAAGGACTTTCCGCCGATGTACATCCAGTATCTGAAGAACTGCATCCGGCGTGATCTTGGCTTCACCATGATCCCGGTGGAGGTGGATCTCAGGGAACGGACCCGCAATCCATCGTTGCATGACCGGGCTCCCAAGGCCCCGTCGCTGACGGATATCAAGAAGAATGCCGCGGCCAAGGCCGCCCCGCGCTCCGGCGGCCGTGCCAAACCGCGTCCCCGGCCGGTCAAGCCAGGCAACAAGGCGGCGTTGGGAAAAGCGATCGAACGGGCGCAGAAACGGGCGAAGTCGAGCGCCTCCAAACGTGGATCCTGA
- a CDS encoding HAD family hydrolase produces the protein MDPEIKVVAFDVDGTLYGKWSYLWRMTLSGFPDPLLAWAYNRARIRYREVQGTDPVLPETREGYLRRLSLLMLNALGRKPSEKAIARITRRVERQMYHRWAVLYRSVHGRKGMRSAVEELHRMGYRIAILSDFPLVEKLKALGIAPWVDVALSSEDIGYLKPDGRVFSRLLDAIGVPAGQVLYVGDSYHKDVLGAKGAGMHTVLLSRGRRSVYPEAEYVVHSFQRLISLFR, from the coding sequence GTGGATCCTGAGATCAAGGTCGTCGCGTTCGATGTCGACGGCACGCTGTATGGGAAATGGTCCTATCTGTGGCGCATGACCCTGAGCGGTTTCCCTGATCCCTTGCTGGCCTGGGCATACAACCGGGCCAGGATACGCTACCGGGAGGTGCAGGGGACGGATCCGGTCCTTCCGGAAACCAGGGAAGGGTACCTCCGCCGTCTGTCCCTTCTGATGCTGAACGCACTGGGAAGAAAGCCCAGTGAGAAGGCCATCGCCCGGATCACCCGGCGGGTGGAGCGGCAGATGTACCACCGCTGGGCTGTGCTGTACCGAAGCGTCCATGGACGGAAGGGAATGCGCTCTGCCGTCGAAGAGCTCCACCGCATGGGCTACCGGATCGCCATCCTGTCGGATTTCCCGTTGGTGGAGAAACTCAAAGCCCTGGGCATCGCCCCATGGGTGGACGTCGCCCTGTCCAGCGAGGATATCGGATACCTCAAGCCGGACGGGCGGGTGTTTTCCCGTCTTCTTGACGCCATCGGGGTGCCGGCAGGGCAGGTGTTGTACGTCGGGGACAGTTATCACAAGGACGTTCTGGGAGCCAAAGGGGCGGGAATGCATACCGTTCTGCTTTCCCGAGGCCGTCGAAGCGTGTACCCCGAGGCGGAATATGTGGTACATTCTTTTCAGAGACTGATTTCCTTGTTTCGGTAA
- the dnaK gene encoding molecular chaperone DnaK: MGKIIGIDLGTTNSCVAVMEGNEPKVIINSDGARTTPSIVAFTDSGERLVGQPAKNQIIKNAENTVYSIKRFMGHKYSEVTEEAAQVPYKVVASNEGYARVLIHGKQYSPEEISAAILQKMKESAEAYLGEKVTEAVITVPAYFNDSQRQATKDAGRIAGLDVKRIVNEPTASALAYGLNKDTSKEEKIVVYDFGGGTFDVSILELGDGVFEVKSTNGDTHLGGDDFDARIIEWMNSEFKKQYNIDLKNDKVALQRLKDEAEKAKIALSTTMSYEINLPYIGNVGGNPVHLQMTLTRAKFEELVDDLIQRSKQPVQNALRDAGLTVNDIDDVILVGGTTRIPKVQETVRQIFGKEPRKGVNPDEVVAMGAAIQGGILGGDVKDVVLLDVTPLSLGIETLGGVDTKMIPRNTTIPTKKSQIFSTAADGQTEVTINVLQGEREMASQNKSLGRFNLVGIPAAPRGVPQIEVSFDIDANGIVHVSAKDLGTGKEQKIRIDGASGLSDDEINRMVKDAESHAEEDKNARSKIDARNEAESIQYSTEKSLKDYGDKVSADEKVKIQSALTDLKNTLANQNASAEEIKAKSQAVQEAAYKLSEEIYKAASANAQANAGAQQQQQQAEQPKKDEPKKHKGNGPDDADYEVVN, from the coding sequence ATGGGTAAGATTATTGGTATTGATTTGGGCACCACAAACAGCTGTGTCGCCGTCATGGAGGGGAATGAGCCGAAAGTCATCATCAACAGTGATGGCGCCCGGACCACTCCGTCCATTGTGGCGTTCACCGACAGCGGCGAGCGCCTTGTCGGTCAGCCCGCGAAGAACCAAATCATCAAAAACGCTGAGAATACGGTGTATTCCATCAAGCGGTTCATGGGGCATAAATACAGTGAAGTGACGGAAGAGGCCGCACAGGTTCCGTACAAAGTGGTCGCCAGCAATGAAGGCTATGCCCGTGTGTTGATTCACGGCAAGCAGTATTCGCCGGAAGAGATCAGCGCCGCGATCCTTCAGAAGATGAAGGAAAGCGCCGAGGCCTATCTTGGCGAGAAAGTGACGGAAGCGGTCATCACCGTTCCCGCGTACTTCAATGACTCGCAGCGTCAGGCCACCAAGGACGCCGGCAGGATCGCCGGTCTGGATGTCAAGCGGATCGTCAACGAGCCGACCGCATCCGCCCTTGCCTATGGTCTGAACAAGGATACGTCCAAGGAAGAGAAGATCGTCGTCTACGACTTCGGTGGTGGTACGTTCGATGTCTCCATCCTGGAGCTGGGTGATGGTGTCTTCGAAGTGAAGTCCACCAACGGTGATACCCACCTTGGCGGTGATGACTTCGATGCCCGCATCATCGAGTGGATGAACAGCGAGTTCAAGAAACAGTACAACATTGACCTGAAGAACGACAAGGTCGCTCTGCAGCGTCTGAAGGACGAGGCGGAGAAGGCGAAGATCGCCCTGTCCACCACGATGAGCTATGAGATCAACCTGCCGTATATCGGCAACGTTGGTGGCAATCCGGTGCACCTTCAGATGACGTTGACCCGCGCCAAATTCGAGGAGCTGGTCGATGATCTGATCCAGCGGTCCAAACAGCCGGTGCAGAATGCGTTGCGTGACGCCGGCCTGACGGTCAATGATATTGATGACGTCATTCTGGTTGGTGGTACGACGCGTATCCCCAAAGTCCAGGAGACGGTTCGCCAGATTTTCGGCAAAGAGCCGCGTAAGGGCGTCAACCCGGATGAGGTCGTTGCCATGGGCGCCGCCATTCAGGGTGGTATTCTTGGCGGAGACGTCAAGGACGTCGTCCTGTTGGATGTCACGCCGCTTTCGCTGGGCATCGAGACCCTCGGTGGCGTCGATACCAAGATGATTCCGCGCAACACGACGATTCCTACCAAGAAGAGCCAGATCTTCAGTACGGCTGCTGATGGACAGACGGAAGTCACCATCAACGTCCTGCAGGGCGAGCGTGAGATGGCCTCGCAGAACAAGTCGCTTGGTCGGTTCAACCTGGTTGGTATTCCCGCCGCTCCGCGTGGGGTGCCTCAGATCGAGGTGTCCTTCGATATTGATGCCAACGGCATCGTCCACGTTTCGGCGAAGGACCTTGGCACTGGCAAGGAACAGAAGATCCGTATCGATGGAGCTTCCGGTCTTTCCGATGACGAGATCAACCGGATGGTGAAGGACGCTGAGTCGCATGCCGAAGAGGATAAGAACGCCCGCTCGAAGATTGACGCCCGCAACGAAGCGGAAAGCATCCAGTACAGCACCGAGAAGTCTCTGAAAGACTACGGTGACAAGGTGTCCGCCGATGAGAAGGTGAAGATCCAGAGCGCGTTGACCGACCTGAAGAACACGTTGGCCAACCAGAACGCCTCCGCTGAGGAGATCAAGGCGAAGAGCCAGGCCGTCCAAGAGGCTGCCTACAAGCTCTCCGAGGAGATCTACAAGGCAGCAAGCGCCAACGCCCAGGCCAATGCTGGTGCCCAGCAGCAACAGCAGCAGGCTGAGCAACCCAAGAAGGACGAGCCCAAGAAGCACAAGGGCAACGGTCCTGATGACGCCGACTATGAGGTGGTGAACTGA
- the dnaJ gene encoding molecular chaperone DnaJ, with protein sequence MATKRDYYEVLGVSKDATLEQIKKAYHKLALQNHPDTHPGDKAAEERFKEATEAYEVLGDEKKRAAYDQFGFAGIDGAGGTGHDYSHVYQDFSDIFGGHGGFEDIFSSFFGGGMGGGGGARQSQQGPGPGANLRYDVTIDFAQALAGTKVDISYAHQVMCDTCHGTGSEGGDGGTKVCPTCGGSGQVRRNSGFFSIATTCPTCGGTGRVIDHPCSDCHGSGVKRKQTKVRVTIPAGVDTGNHMTLRGMGDAGANGGESGDLYVYINVKPDKYFVRDGADLYLQIPVSFPQAALGSDIQVTNWDGTVLKVNIPSGTQSGKLLRVRDQGAPKLNSTERGDLYIKIQVDTPKRLGLKAKKLMQDLAEAMGSDDHPSPVTFEQ encoded by the coding sequence ATGGCGACAAAACGTGATTACTATGAAGTGCTCGGCGTCTCCAAGGACGCGACACTGGAACAGATAAAGAAAGCCTACCACAAGCTGGCGTTGCAGAACCACCCGGACACCCATCCCGGTGACAAGGCTGCTGAGGAACGCTTCAAGGAAGCCACCGAAGCCTACGAGGTCCTGGGGGACGAGAAGAAACGTGCCGCCTATGATCAGTTTGGATTCGCCGGCATCGATGGCGCCGGTGGGACGGGGCATGATTATTCCCATGTCTACCAGGATTTCTCCGATATTTTCGGGGGTCATGGCGGTTTTGAGGATATCTTCAGCTCGTTCTTCGGCGGTGGCATGGGAGGCGGCGGTGGTGCCAGACAAAGCCAGCAAGGCCCAGGGCCAGGCGCCAACCTTCGCTACGATGTGACGATTGATTTCGCCCAGGCGCTTGCCGGGACGAAAGTGGATATTTCCTACGCCCACCAGGTGATGTGCGACACCTGCCATGGAACGGGAAGTGAAGGCGGGGATGGAGGGACGAAAGTCTGCCCGACCTGCGGTGGCAGTGGACAGGTGCGCCGCAACAGCGGTTTCTTCTCCATCGCCACCACCTGCCCGACCTGCGGTGGAACCGGCCGGGTGATCGATCATCCCTGCTCCGATTGCCACGGCAGCGGCGTCAAGCGCAAGCAGACCAAGGTGCGGGTGACCATTCCTGCCGGGGTGGATACCGGAAACCACATGACGCTGCGCGGCATGGGGGATGCGGGAGCCAACGGAGGGGAGTCCGGTGACCTGTATGTCTACATCAACGTCAAACCGGACAAGTACTTCGTCCGTGATGGCGCCGATCTGTACCTGCAGATCCCCGTTTCGTTCCCCCAGGCAGCCCTTGGCTCGGACATCCAGGTGACCAACTGGGATGGCACGGTGCTGAAGGTCAACATCCCCAGCGGGACGCAGAGCGGCAAGTTGCTTCGCGTCCGTGACCAGGGAGCGCCAAAGCTGAACAGCACGGAGCGTGGGGACCTGTACATCAAGATTCAGGTGGATACCCCCAAGCGGCTTGGCCTGAAAGCCAAGAAGTTGATGCAGGATCTTGCCGAGGCGATGGGCTCTGATGACCATCCCTCTCCAGTGACGTTCGAACAATGA
- the rlmB gene encoding 23S rRNA (guanosine(2251)-2'-O)-methyltransferase RlmB, translating into MGEKVYGKHNIEEAIKVASMGSTLYVSRSVGKAYADVERAAMLTGKIAIKRISPVEMDRMVPDADHRGVVLDIGGPRKGGGRLIQTSVEQFLKTLPEGQGAVVLVLDEITDPHNLGAILRSADQFGVDLVVVPQRNSAGSTETVTKVSSGAAQYVPMAVETNLNRVLTTLKNSGFWVYGADMSGTSSYATEFSSRTVLVMGSEGSGIRQMTRSLCDFIVSIPMSGHIDSLNVSVATGILLYEFRRQKPLADSTNMQN; encoded by the coding sequence ATGGGCGAGAAGGTCTACGGGAAACATAACATCGAGGAAGCCATCAAGGTGGCTTCGATGGGTTCCACGCTGTATGTGTCCCGGTCGGTGGGGAAGGCGTACGCCGATGTGGAGCGCGCCGCGATGCTCACCGGGAAGATCGCCATCAAACGGATCAGTCCGGTCGAGATGGACCGGATGGTCCCCGATGCTGATCACCGGGGTGTGGTGCTGGACATCGGAGGCCCCCGCAAGGGTGGCGGCCGGTTGATCCAGACCTCAGTGGAACAGTTTCTCAAAACCCTTCCCGAAGGTCAGGGGGCGGTGGTGCTGGTGCTGGATGAGATCACCGACCCGCACAATCTGGGAGCGATCCTCCGCTCTGCCGACCAGTTTGGCGTGGATCTGGTGGTGGTCCCCCAGCGCAATTCCGCCGGTTCCACCGAGACGGTGACCAAAGTCTCTTCCGGAGCGGCACAGTACGTGCCGATGGCGGTGGAGACCAACCTGAACCGGGTGCTGACCACCCTGAAGAACAGTGGATTCTGGGTGTATGGCGCTGACATGAGCGGAACCTCTTCGTATGCCACCGAGTTCTCCTCCCGCACCGTATTGGTGATGGGCTCGGAGGGATCGGGAATCCGTCAGATGACCCGTTCCCTGTGCGATTTCATTGTTTCCATCCCGATGTCCGGACATATTGATTCGTTGAATGTTTCCGTCGCCACGGGGATTCTCCTGTATGAATTCCGCAGGCAAAAGCCGTTGGCGGATTCAACGAATATGCAGAATTAG
- a CDS encoding DUF3798 domain-containing protein, with protein MKKTLAVLLCLLMAFFAFAQGSSEPAATAPAAAPAAAAKPAAPKYHIGVVTGTVSQSEDDLRGAEVLIKEYGAVKDGGIIQHVTYPDNFMDEAETTISVIAGLADDPLMKAVIVNQAVPGTTEAFRRIKEKRPDILTIAGEAHEDPAVIESASDLVVQNDFVARGYLMVHTAHELGCDTFIHISFPRHLSYETMSRRVAIMRATCEDLGMKFVMETAPDPTSDVGIPGAQQYMLEKVPAWIEKYGQKAAFFCTNDAETEPLLKQLLAYGGYFIEADLPSPLMGYPGALGIDLSAEAGDFSAILKKVEAAVVAKGGAGRFGTWAFSYGYTTTAGLGQHAMNVLDGKSELTKLSDLMKAYNKYTPGAKWNGSYYTNVDTGVRAKNHVLIYQDTYMMGKGYMHATDVTVPEKYFTLK; from the coding sequence ATGAAAAAAACGCTCGCTGTTTTGCTCTGCTTGTTGATGGCCTTCTTTGCCTTTGCGCAAGGAAGCTCCGAACCTGCCGCCACAGCGCCTGCCGCAGCACCTGCCGCGGCCGCTAAACCGGCTGCTCCGAAGTATCACATCGGTGTCGTCACCGGAACGGTATCCCAGTCTGAGGATGACCTTCGTGGTGCCGAGGTACTGATCAAGGAATATGGCGCCGTCAAAGACGGTGGCATCATTCAGCACGTCACCTATCCTGACAACTTCATGGACGAAGCGGAGACCACCATCAGTGTGATCGCCGGTCTCGCCGATGATCCGTTGATGAAGGCCGTCATCGTCAACCAGGCAGTCCCTGGCACGACCGAGGCGTTCCGCAGGATCAAGGAGAAGCGCCCTGACATCCTGACCATCGCTGGTGAGGCGCATGAGGATCCGGCCGTCATCGAGAGCGCGTCCGACCTGGTCGTCCAGAACGACTTCGTCGCCCGTGGTTATCTGATGGTCCACACCGCCCATGAGCTTGGCTGCGACACCTTCATCCACATCTCCTTCCCGCGCCACCTCTCCTACGAGACGATGAGCCGCCGTGTCGCCATCATGAGGGCGACCTGTGAGGACCTTGGCATGAAGTTCGTCATGGAGACCGCTCCGGATCCGACCAGCGATGTTGGTATCCCGGGTGCCCAGCAGTACATGTTGGAGAAAGTCCCCGCGTGGATTGAGAAGTACGGCCAGAAAGCGGCGTTCTTCTGCACCAACGACGCGGAGACCGAGCCGCTTCTCAAGCAGCTGCTCGCCTATGGCGGCTACTTCATCGAAGCCGACCTTCCTTCTCCGTTGATGGGCTATCCTGGAGCCCTGGGCATCGACCTTTCCGCGGAAGCGGGCGATTTCTCCGCCATTCTGAAGAAGGTTGAGGCCGCTGTGGTCGCCAAGGGTGGCGCAGGCCGCTTCGGCACCTGGGCATTCTCCTATGGCTATACCACGACCGCCGGTCTTGGACAGCATGCGATGAACGTGTTGGATGGCAAGAGCGAGCTGACCAAACTTTCCGACCTGATGAAGGCGTACAACAAGTACACCCCGGGCGCCAAGTGGAACGGCAGCTACTACACCAACGTTGACACCGGTGTTCGCGCCAAGAACCACGTGTTGATCTATCAGGATACGTACATGATGGGCAAAGGCTACATGCACGCTACTGACGTCACCGTGCCGGAGAAGTACTTCACACTGAAGTAG
- a CDS encoding sugar ABC transporter ATP-binding protein, giving the protein MSEQQTPLLEMRKISKDFFGNKVLQDINFTLGKGEILGLVGENGAGKSTLMKILFGMDEIRETGGYGGDVLMDGQVVHFNSSRDALNLGIGMVHQEFSLLPDFTAAENILLNREPVKPSFLSDLFGDRLDTIDRPKLEEISEKAIKRLGVPLDEDMLVSQMPVGHKQFTEIARELSKEDSESAGHIRLLVLDEPTAVLSEKEADTLLTAMKKLAKEGISIIFISHRLQEIIDVCDQIMVMRDGKIIKQVPNDKSINIAEIAQWMVGREVSIGSGEKRPYDYHKAKVALSIRNLWVDMPGEIVRDVNLDVYDGEILGIGGLAGQGKLGIPNGIMGLYNGGGSVEFEGRMIPMNMPRAMLDSGLSFVSEDRRGVGLLLDESLEWNISFTAMQVENKYLKRKLGFIKWRDEDAIAEETKKYVDQLAIKCTSTKQKAKELSGGNQQKVCLAKAFAMAPKLLFVAEPTRGIDIGAKALVLQALKRYNQEQGTTIVMISSELEELRSVCDRIAIVTDGRVHGILPATSPSSDFGLLMVGQGKKVANA; this is encoded by the coding sequence ATGAGTGAACAACAAACACCGTTGTTGGAAATGAGGAAGATTTCCAAAGACTTCTTTGGAAACAAGGTGCTTCAGGATATCAATTTTACCTTGGGTAAAGGAGAGATCCTTGGATTGGTTGGTGAGAATGGAGCGGGAAAGTCGACGCTGATGAAGATTCTCTTCGGCATGGATGAGATCCGTGAGACGGGAGGATACGGCGGGGATGTGCTGATGGACGGACAGGTCGTCCATTTCAACTCCTCGCGTGACGCGTTGAACCTGGGCATCGGCATGGTACACCAGGAGTTCTCCCTGCTTCCTGATTTCACCGCCGCGGAGAATATTCTGTTGAACCGGGAGCCGGTCAAACCGAGCTTCCTGTCTGATTTGTTCGGGGACCGGCTGGATACCATCGACCGCCCCAAGCTGGAAGAGATCAGCGAAAAAGCCATCAAACGGCTCGGTGTGCCGCTTGATGAGGACATGCTGGTTTCCCAGATGCCGGTAGGCCACAAACAGTTCACTGAAATCGCGCGTGAGCTTTCCAAGGAAGACAGCGAGAGCGCCGGACATATCCGGCTTCTGGTGCTGGACGAGCCGACGGCGGTGCTTTCCGAAAAGGAAGCCGATACGTTGCTGACGGCAATGAAGAAGCTTGCCAAGGAAGGCATTTCCATCATTTTCATCAGTCACCGGCTGCAGGAGATCATCGACGTCTGCGACCAGATCATGGTGATGCGGGACGGAAAGATCATCAAGCAGGTGCCCAACGACAAGAGCATCAACATCGCGGAGATCGCCCAGTGGATGGTCGGACGTGAAGTCTCCATCGGTTCCGGAGAAAAACGACCGTATGACTACCACAAAGCCAAGGTCGCGCTGTCCATCCGGAATCTCTGGGTGGATATGCCCGGTGAAATCGTCCGGGACGTCAACCTTGATGTGTACGATGGAGAAATCCTGGGCATCGGCGGGTTGGCCGGACAGGGCAAACTGGGAATCCCCAACGGCATCATGGGCTTGTACAACGGTGGCGGTTCGGTGGAGTTCGAAGGGAGGATGATCCCGATGAACATGCCGCGCGCCATGCTGGATTCCGGGCTCTCGTTCGTCAGTGAGGATCGCCGGGGTGTCGGCCTGCTGTTGGACGAATCGCTGGAGTGGAACATTTCGTTCACCGCCATGCAGGTGGAGAACAAGTATCTGAAACGGAAACTGGGATTCATCAAATGGCGTGACGAGGACGCCATCGCAGAGGAAACGAAGAAGTACGTGGACCAGCTGGCCATCAAATGCACCTCGACCAAACAGAAGGCGAAGGAGCTCTCTGGTGGAAACCAGCAGAAGGTCTGCCTGGCCAAGGCGTTCGCCATGGCCCCCAAACTGCTGTTCGTCGCCGAGCCCACCCGGGGCATCGACATTGGCGCGAAGGCACTGGTGCTCCAGGCGCTGAAGCGGTACAACCAGGAGCAGGGGACGACGATCGTGATGATTTCAAGCGAACTGGAGGAGCTCCGGTCGGTGTGTGACCGCATCGCCATCGTGACGGATGGACGGGTCCACGGCATCCTGCCGGCGACCAGCCCCAGTTCGGATTTCGGCCTGCTGATGGTCGGCCAGGGAAAGAAGGTGGCAAATGCATAG